TTCGGTCCAGGCGGTAGCCGGAAATACCTGAACGTTTTTGAGCTTCGCCGCTTCGTCGCGGCGGCCCTTCGGGCGCCGCCCAAAATACGCCTCTTTTGCCTCCTGCTGCGCTGGACCGGTGCCCGCATATCCGAGGTGCTGGCGCTGGTGCCGAGGTCAATCGACTACGAGGCCGGCGTTGTAAGCATCGTCACTCTGAAGCGACGGAAACCCGGCATTGTCCGGCAGGTCCCCATCCCGCCCTGGCTCGTCACTGAGCTGACGTCCGTTTTCAAACTGAAGTCGGCGCAGCGCGACCCCCATCTTGCCGCCAGGCGGCTTTGGCGATGGAGTCGCACGACGGCCTGGCGCTACGTGAAGGCGATCATGATCCAGGCCGGTATCGTCGGAATGCAGGCAATGCCGAAAGGCCTGCGGCATGGTTTCGGTGTCGGCGCTATCCGGGCAAAAGTGCCATTGACCCTTCTCCAGCGCTGGCTTGGCCACGCCTCGCTCCGCAGTACGGCTGTCTATCTCGACGTGTCCGGCGCCGAAGAGCAAGAAATCGCGCGCCGCATGTGGCGAGGCTTGTAGGGACGAGAAAGCCTTGAATTGAGCCGGCTTTTACGAAACGTTTCGCCCTCCATCTCGCTTCAAAAGGATACTCTTGATGCGGAAGGAGCACAAACATGCGCAACGATCCCCAACACGAAATCTGGAATCCGTTCTGCGAACTGGTTGATGGACTTTCATCCAAGGAGCGTGCTGACAGTGAAAGGTCTCGCGCCTGGGCTTACTATCTCAACGGAGGTGGAGGCGAACCTCGATACTTTGACTATGAGGGCTGGCTTAAGATGCAGGAGCGCTCGCGGTGAACGCGTGGCGGCCCTTCGTAGTCAAAGGAAAACCGAGCGCGGCCATAAGGTCGCGCTCGGAGTCCTTCGGTCATACTACAGCTCCTAGAACTCAAGGAGCCGTTCGATGGTCTCGGTAGCTTCCATCATCAATCCCAGGAACTGGACTTGGTCTCGATGCAAGCGCGCGAACTCGCTCTGCTGGGTTGGTATCCTGCGCCTTCTTGTCGGCCGCCGCAGCCTTCATCTCGTAATCTTGCAAGGCGGCCGACGTCTTCGAGTAAGCAGTCTCGACACTAGCCTTCTGCGGACCCCGGCTCTGACGAATTGCTGTCCGCACATTAGCGACCTCTTGGGTCCGCGAAGACTCGGCATTCTTTCTGATGGAGTCTGCGTCGTCAGAGGCGCGCTTGGCCGCATCGCGATCGGATCGTAAACCTTGGTCAAAGGTGGACGTATGCTCCGCGACGATGGCAGCGTTCTTCTCGGCAGAAAGTGCCGTCAGACGTGCGGAAACCTCGGGTGCAAACAACGTCTGACCGGCGATCGTTCCGAGCACGACCGCAACCGTCAGGCCGACAATCGCGCGGAACGTAATCGCCACGAACCACGCGATGTCTTCCATGCCAAAACTTAGCTGCGCGCCGGCCTTGATGACTTCCTGCTTGCCGGCGTAGTAGAGGCCGCGAACATGCAGGAATGCGTCGATCCTTTGGAACAGGAAGGTGAGGCCGCCGCCCAGCATGACATGGACCGGACTTACGGCCCCCGCTTCGCCGAACACAGTATGCAGGGCGATCGTGAAAATGCCGAACAGGTAGAGCAGCAGCGCAAGCTCCGCCAGTCCGCGATTGCACTGGGTCGTAACATCGCTTTCGTCGGCGAAGCGTTCAAGCAAGGCCGGCCGCAAGCCGACGATGCCGGTTTGAAACTTCTCCTTCCGCCCCAGCCTGATGGGCTTCGAAGGTTGAGAGCGAAGAGAACTGTTCTGCAATGAGCCCATTCCGCTAGGGGGAGGGCCGAAGGGATCGTAAGTCATGTATGGTTCTCCAGATTAGATGCGAAAGACACGAGGGGTTCCTTCCGGCGTCCGAAGGCGGACGTCGGCAGATCTCGTTGAAGGGCCTGTTGGGGCCCGGCTTACAGAAGAGGTCGCTTACTTGGCGGGCGGTGGCACACGGGCAGCACTGCCGCCGGGCCAGGCCAGGACTGGGTAGGAGTGGATCAGCCGCAGGGTGCGGAATTCCCGGCACGCATTCAGGTGACCGGCGTAACCGTTCGGACGGAAAGAATGCCGGAGGACGCCAGAGCGGATGGGGCGGTTCAGTACACGTGCTGCACGGTCGGTAATCCGACCAAAGAACGCCAGAAGCGTGTCGTTACGGCTGGTTTGTCGGAGCATTTCGTCCTCGTCTGAAAAATCTCAGAGGACGATCATGCGCACGACGAAGCGCGGAATTCGCGCCGTAAGGGGCGCGGAGCTGCACAAGCGCAGCGCGGAAGCGAGCGGCTTTGACGGCGCCGCGCGCGTCGGCAGAACCGGGCGGAGAGAGGACGCACCCGGGCGGCGATGAAGGATCGAAGCGAAACAGGACACGCCAACCAGACGGTTCGCCGCGTTAACCAGGGATTACTCACGGGACTTCAGACGCAGTAATCACCGCTGTGGAATCACTCGTAAGGATCGGGCATTGCCGAACATTCCAAACACCGTGCGGCTCGCACACGCTATCGAAAGCCTTCTCAGCACAGGAGGTAGCGATGATCGACTTCTTCAAGAGCGAACGGCAGAAGTATCGAACGAGGCTAAGTGATGCGCAGCTTGGCAGATACCCGTCGCTTTCGGGCTTTGATGCGCGCAGCGCCGAGCTTTACGGACAGGCCTTGCCGCGCGGCGTATTGCTCCCGCGGCTCGAGCGGGACCGCGAGCGCATGACCTTCTGGATGTCGCCCTCACAGTTGCTCGGCTATCGTTTTCGATTAGGACAGATCATACTTGGCAAGCTTGCCAGCACGTATCTCGGACATCTCGACGATCGGCCCATCGTGACCATCGGGGGAGCGCGTGCCGGCAAGACCTCGACGGTGCTGGAGCCAAATCTCTATCTCTATCCCGGCTCGATGCTGGTGCTCGATCCCAAGGGCGAGCTCGCACGCACGGCGCGCTTCCGCCGGGCGATGGGACATAATGTGTATGTGCTTGACCCGTTCGGTCAGTCAGGCGAGCCGAGCGCCTGCTTCAACCCCCTTGCGGAACTCGATCCGCATGATCTCAATTTGGTGGATGACGTCATCTCGATCGCCAATGCGCTGGTGCCGGATGATGGCGATGCCCGGGCGAAGCACTGGAACGACAGTGCCCGCATGCTGCTGGTAGGCCTCATTCTATGCACGCTGACGCTTCCGCGAAGCGAACGCAACCTCGTGACGGTGCGCGAGCTTCTGTGTCTGACGTATGCGCCGCTGCTGCGGGCGGCAACCGCTGCCGCTGACCGCGCTTTTGCCGAGGCATCGCTTCAAGGAAAGCAGCAGTATTTCGATCGGAACAGCTTTGCGATCAAAGAATTGCTGGATCGAATGGCCGGGATGGGCGGCCGGTTCGGCGGCATCCCTGCCGCGATCGGTCAGCGCTTCAAACAAACGCCGCAGCAAGAGCGAGGCTCCATATTCAGCACGGCGGCGACTCACACGGATTTCCTCGACAGCCTGCCCTTGCGGGCCACCCTGGGGCGATCTGACTTCCGGCTCTCCACATTGCGCGGCGACCGGCCGGCGACGATCTTTATGTGCTTGCCGGTCGGCCGAATGGAGCGCCACGCGCGCTGGATGCGGATCATTGTTCAACTCACTTGCACCGTGCTTGAAAGCTTTGGCTCGTACCCGCGTGATCTGCTGCCGATTCTGTTTCTGATGGAAGAGTTCGCTGTGCTTGGCCACATGGACTTCATGGAACGCGCGGCGGCGTACTTCCCGGGCTTTGGCGTCAAGTTATGGGTGGTGCTGCAGGACATCACACAGTTACAGCGCCACTACAACAAAGGATGGGAGACCTTTCTTGGCAACTCTGGATTGGTTCAGCTTTTCGCGAACGGCGACCAGGAGACGCTACGCTATGCGGCAGACCGGCTTGAAAAGCTGATCGAACCGTCCGAGCTGCGTTCTGCTTTCATGCGCGAGCGGTTCAGCCAGCTACTGCTGATGCAGGGCATGCCCCCGGCGGCTGCACTTCGGCTCGGGCACGAGGACGTAGATATGATCCGCGCTCGGGCCGAGGCCGCAATCAGGCCCTCTATTGCCAGTGCATCATAACGGCTAATAGGCCGCCGGGGACATGACTTCCCGGCGGTCCCAAAGCTGCTCGATGGCAACCGTCAGATCCGCGATCAGTATCTCGGGCGTGTGGTCATTCACATCAAGCCGGTTTGCGGTCATTAGTTCGACAAAGCGCGTTCCGACGACCGCGCAGATATTCATCTGATCGGCCGTATCCGGCACTTCGAGAAGCTCCGGATGATTCTCGCCGAATTCTTCCGCGAAGAACACATCCTGCCCGTCGATAATCATGCAATCAGGCCGGATTTCGACGCTATGGCGAGCCTTGATCTTGAAGCAAAGCACAAGCCAGTTGGTCAGACCGATTGCTGTAAGCCCCAAAAGACCGGGGCCAGAGAAGAGCGCATCGACCGAAGAAACTTGCCAGCTGGCTGCGGCCGTCACTGCACTGCAGATGGCGACGCGCCATAATCTCAAGGGCACACCGAGATTGAGATCGCTGTACTGGATAAGGACCCCGCCCTCCGGCGTCAGCATGCGGGTATAGCCGTTGAAAGGGCTACGCCGCACACCTGAGTGCGCGTTCACCCAAAACGGGGCCGGGGCCGCCGCGCCGTAGCGTTCAATGTCATTCGCCAGCTGCGGATCAAATTCGACGGATCGCGGCGTAAAACCTACCTTGGTCATGCTCTAAGATAGCATCGCGACGCGCGTTTTCGAACAAGGGTATCGCCGGTTTCCCAGACATTCCCGCGCAAGACGATGGCTTTCAGAAGGTAGGCTCTCCTGGCACCAATTCCTACTGCTGGAGATGCGCCAGCGCGATCCTGATATCGAAGTAGCCCATATCGGCTTTGTCCGCATCGTCCAGCGCGCGTACGAGCATCGCCTTACATTGATCTTTTCCGCCCTGCAACAGCATCCATCGAGCCAAAAAATACCACGGTCCCCACGGGTCCGGGTCGGTCCGTTGCAGCGCTTCGCCAGGCGTCAACTGGCCGGCAAACAGCGAAACGACAGGACCGAATTCGTCCGATACTTTGGTGCGCTTAATATTCTTCTTAAGTTCTTCCTGTGCCCCCGCAGCATCCGCGACCGCTCGCAACAAGAATAGTCGCAGGGCAACATCGGGGGATTTTATGCCCCGCTCTAGGGCCAGCCGGTAATCACTTAGAGCGAGGTCGGCGTTTCCAAGTTCTTCGCGCGCTTTGCCTCGCTGTTGCAGAACCAAGCTGGCAAACGGATCAACCTTGAGCGCCTCATCATAATCTGCGATCGCCCGCACATAGTCGCCGGAAGCGTAGAAAGTATCGCCGCGGTCGCTCCAAGCTATGGCGCTGCGTTGATCCCGCCGAATGAGGCTCGAAAAGTCGGAGCTAGCATTGGTGAAGTCTCCGAGCGCCCGATATGCGATGGCGCGCTTTCGAATTAGGTCCGTTGGAGGATCAGACCTGTCTCCAACGATAGCGTTGTATTCCCTTACTTCGTTCGCATAGTCGCGCTTGTCGGCGAATATGCCCGCTCGCATCATATGCGCTTGCCAGCTTGAGATGCCGTCGTATTCTGGCAGCACCTTTGCAAGATCTTCGATGGCTTGGTCGGGCTCATCCCGGACGTGAAGTCGTCCGATCTCTAGCAGCGCAGTTGCGAGTGGCCAGCCGCGTGGATGGAGCGCAAGTGCAGACTTGAAGTCAGCAAGAGCCTTGGATGGGTCGTTCATCTCATAATATCTGCCGCGCCCCAGATAGGCCGCGATCAGGTCGTCACCACAATTAATCGCCCTGTTGTAGTCGACCAACGCCGCTTGCGCATCCCGGCGCTCTTCGAGGAGTCGCGCGCGATCGAGAAAGATTCGCGTGCGGCATCCTGCGCTTTCTAAAGCCTCTTGATATCTTTCGAGAGCCTCGTTTGATTGACCGATGGCAGCGGAAATCTGAGCGCCCAGCCAATAAATTTGGGCCAAAGCGAAACGATCGAGCTTCTCTTTGACGCTCGCGACTGGGTACAACGCCTCTCGCAAACACTCGCTTTTCGCGATGGCCAAACATTTCCAAAGTCTCGCCGTACTAATATCGATGGCGTCTTCGCCTAGCTGTTCTGACTGATCAAGATCGTCCTTGGCACCGCGATCCCCAAGCGCCAGCCGGGCCAGCCCTCGGCCCAGATAACCCTGTGGCTTCCGGGGTCGTTGCCGTACGGCCTCGTTGAAGTCTGCGACCGCAGCAGCGAATTCTCCCTTACTGAGATATGCAGTCCCTCGGGCCAGGGATATCAACGGAAGGGCCTGATCGACTCGAGAAGCCTCTTGGATCTGCCCTAGAGCATCATCGGCTCTCGCCAGGGAGATATACGACACACCAATGCCAGCGTAGGCCGTCGCAGTCTGCCTATTCGTTCGCAGCGTTGTTTCAAACTCGGCAACCGCAGCATCGAATTGATACGCGGCCATGTGCGCCACGGCGAGAAAATATCGAATGCTTGATCGGTTGATTTGATCACTACCATCGTTTTCGATGGCACTTTTGAAGTCACTGAGCGCTTCTTCGACCCTGTTTAGTTGGAGGTGGACGATGCCGCGATTAACCCAAGCTGGCGTGAATTTCGAGTCGGCTTTGATAGCTTCGCTAAAGTAGGTCTGGGCGCGCTCGTATTCACCTTGATCGGCGGCGATCACGCCGAGGCCATTGAACGGATAGGCTCGTCTTATTGCGGACTTAAGGGCCAGATTGTAGTCAATCGTTGCAAGATCAGTTTTGCCTTGAAGAGAGAACGCGTACCCGCGGTTAAACAAGGCGGCCGCGAAATTTGGGGCAGCCTCGATGGCTCGGCTAAAATTCGCAATCGCACGGTCAAGGTCCGGGTGTTCTCGCTGGAAGTAGATGACGCCAAGATTGTTTGAGGGAATGGGAGAGCTTTTGTCTGCCGCGATCGCCCTCTCGTAGTAGGAAATAGCTTCAGCCGACTCGCCCTGTTGCTCCAATGCATAACCCAGGTCGCTGTAATCCAAGGCCGTCGGGTCGTTCGCGATCACCTGCTGGAATTCGGTGCTGGCTCGGGTGAAGTCGCCGTTCTGGTTTGCGAGTCGACCGAGCTGGCGGTGAACGTCGGCTGCAGCTTTGCCTGCGCTGAAACCATTCTTGACCCTGTCTTCAATGATCGACTGGATCATTTGACCGGCATCGGCTGTCTTTGCATCAAGCCTCAGTTTATCTACCTGCATCAAGCGCGGATCGATGGCTATGCTCACTGGGGCAACCACCCCGTACCAGGTATAGTTCGGCGTCAAATCGCGCCACATCTTGGGATCGGTGACCGCGGCATATGGTTTAGCGTACGACAAGCTCTTCAGGAAGTCCGTTACCCGCGAGGTCGTTGCTTGGGCTTGCGGCGTGGGCAGCTGGCGGCGCCGTTCGGAAAGTAGATAGGCTGTAACCGGGATCACAATGACGAGAACGACGCTCGTCAAAAGGACGGCTGATATAGCGATCAGGTACGGCTTCAGACGAGACCCGTGAGCAGGGCTCTTCGCAACTGGACCACCCGGTGCCGCAACTTCCGCAGCCAAAATGGTCTGGCTCGGAATCGGAGGTGGGGCTGGAGTAAACCCTATCGGGGCAGAAGCAGCCTCCGCATCCACTGCTGCTGGGGAAGCAAGCTGATCGGGAGGAAGCCTATCAACCTCGTTGGCTTGTTCGACATCGCTCCGACTTGATTCCGAGTCGGCGGGCTTTAGCGGGGCGGATTCCGCGGCCGACGCCGCGTTGTCGGTGGCCGGCTCGTCGGATTCATTTCGAATTCGCTTTTGTGCGGCCTCGAGAAAGGGGACCCAGGTGGTGATATCCTCCTTGAAAGGCGCGGGATCCCGATAGATTTCGAGATCCTTCAGAAATGTATGGATATGGCCAATGTGTTTGAGATCGATCGCGATACGGGGCGCGTTGCCAAGGTAAGCATTGCCGTTCCCACCGAAGCCGAAGAGATAGTAGTATGGTCCCACTTTATGCGGGTTCATAATTTTCGGTCGGCTTCCCGGGAGATCTTTTCGAGTTTCCGCGTATTCGAGAAGCCGCTTCTTCGTAAGGGAGGAATCTATGGCTGCGCGAAAGTTGAGGGCTTCAATGGTACGGTTGACCTCATCGCGCACGTCGCTCATGGGTTTCGAATTCAGGTCGACTTTTTTGGTCACCTCAGCCTTGGCGGCCGTTTGAAACGCGCTTGACCCTTCGTCAGCGGAATTCTCGCCCATCACGAATCCTAAGCCTTACCTTGCGCGGGTCTTTTACAGGCAAAAGTGGTGCCGGGGGATAGCCACACGTTTTTAAGCCTACAAACCCTTCCAGCCGTCGCTCCGTAACCAATTGAAAATATTATGAAAGTAATTTCAATAGTTGTGATAACTATAATTACACGTTTAAATTGTAAATTGGCATTGAAAGAGGTTTGGCGTGAAAACGGACAGAATTGAGCAAACGACAGAGTTAGCGACTGGCGTCGTCGTCTACGAAAATTACTTCCGTGAGAGAGAACGGCATCGTCTGGCGACCGAAGGTCCGGCTCTCATTCACCGCGATCCTAGAACCGGAGCCGTGCTTGCCGAAGCATATCTCGAGGAAGGCAAGAGACACCGCACAGACGGACCGGCAGTAATCGAGCGAAATGCGAGTGGCGCGATCATTCGTGAAGTCTATTGTGTCAAAGGCGTGCTCCACCGAGATCCTCTTGAAGGACCGGCGCTGATCGAACGCAAGAGCCCGCACAATCCCGACCAGATTACCAGAGCGGAATACTATGTTATACTAATCCGCTGAGGTGGTGACTCACGGTGGGGCTTTCCAAATCAGCGGGTCGATGATTCAACATGGCAATTGGAGGGAGTTGCCATGGGCCAGCCGATTGCGGTTCGGACGGATTTGACGGCGGTTGAGGTGCGCCGGTTAGCGCGGCGGGCGAAGGACAGCGATCAGGTTCGGCGGCTTCTGGCGATTGCTGCGGTGCTCGATGGCGCCTCGCGCACGGAGGCCGCCAAGGTCGGCGGGATGGACCGGCAGACGCTACGCGACTGGGTGATCCGGTTCAACGAGCAAGGGCCGGATGGTTTGATCAATGTCCCCGCGCCAGGTGCGCCGGCGAAGCTCAACGAGGAGCATCGGGCGTTTCTGGCGCAGATCGTGGACGAAGGGCCGATCCCGGCCATCCATGGCGTGGTGCGCTGGCGGGCGTGTGACCTGATCATGCGGCTGCACGAGGAGTTTGGCATCTCGGTATCAGACGACACGGTCTATCGCGCCCTCAAGGACCTCGGCTTCTCACACGTCAGCGCCCGGCCGAGAGCTTACAAGCAGGATCCCGATGCGATCGAGGCATATAAAAAAACTTCCACTCCAGCGTGGAGGACATCCGCAGCAGCCTTGCGCCGGACACGCCGGTAGAGGTGTGGTTCCAGGATGAGATGCGGGTGGGCCAGAAGAATAAGCTCACCTATCGCTGGGCCAGAAAGGGATCGCGGCCGCGGGCAGCCCATGACCAGCGTACGCAATCGACGTACCTGTTCGGTGCCGTATGTCCTGAACTCGGAACTGGCGCCGCTCTGGTACTACCTTTCTGCAACACCGAAGCAATGCAGCTTCATCTCGATGAGATATCCACCAAGGTCAGCCATGGTGCCCACGCCATCATCATCCTCGATCAGGCTGGATGGCACGGAGCGAAGCAGCTGAGCGTTCCGCACAACATCTCGCTGCTGCCATTGCCGCCGCGTTCGCCCGAGCTGAACAGCCAGGAGAACATCTGGCAGTTCATGCGCCAAAATTGGCTGTCAAACCGCGTCTTCAAATCCTACGACGACATCGTCGACCACTGCTGTTACGCCTGGAACACCCTCATCGCGCAGCCGTGGAAGATCATGTCGATCGGGCTCCGCGATTGGGCTTACATCGGTCGATCATTATGAGGATTGGTATTAATGGGCGGCCGCACCGACGTCCCAGTGCCGGTCCATGGCGCGTGATTTACAACAGTGCGGGCGAGGTTGAGTTGCAGGAGTTCTGCACCACGGAGGCTTTGACGGCGCCGAGCGCGCGAGTGCGGGGAGCTAGAAACCTGATTATTCGGGCAACAGCGAAGCTCGCACCCTTGCCGAAGATGAGTAACAAGAAGGTCTGGACGGACGTCTTGGGCAAAGGTCGTTCGACTCAGGTCACCGAACGAAGCACTGGCATCATCCTTTATGAGGCCTATCGACTGAATGGCGTGCTGCACCGCTCCGAAAATGAAGGACCGGCGCTCACAACATACGATCAGTTCGGCAAGAAGGAATACTATTATTTGAAAGGCCAACTGCACCGGGATTCGGGACCGGCATTCCAAGACGAGTGGAATGAAGCCTATTATCAAAATGGGCAACTCCACCGGGACTCGAAGGAGGGGCCGGCCCGCAAAGACGAATTGACTGAGGAGTACTATGAGAATGACCAACTCCACCGGGATCCTAAAGAGGGGCCCGCTTTCATAGAGCGCGGCGATGTGTCGGAGTACCTCGAATACTGTTGGGAGGGCGAGCTCCATCGCGACCCGCAAGACGGCCCGGCCAAAGTCTTCAAATCGTCTGGACTCACGTTGGTCGAATACCGCGTCCACGGCAAGCCGTCACGCGATCCGCGAGTTGGTCCCTGGCTCCTCGTCACTGAGTCGGAAAGATCCTGAGACAAGAATTTTGCGAAGGCGACAGGCAGCCGACTGCCCTCGTCGAAGCGAAACCGGTCGTCGCGCAGCCGCTGGTGGTCGCTACAACGGCGGAAAAGGCAGTCACCGAACATCCCGAGCCCGAGATTGCGAGTTTGTACCGCAAAAGTGCGCTCTGTACGTGCCTTTCGGGGAAGCCTGCGGCTCGCTTGTGACAACCCCGCTTGAGCGCCTCGGCCTGGAAACGGGCATCGAGGCCGCCATCGGGGCGGGCTCAAAACCGAAAGGAAATATCATGAGCAACAAGCAACCAACACTGATCGCCTACAGCGTCAAGCAACGCGAGGGCAAACAAGACTTCTTCCGCCGGATCGGCGCTGCGTTCCCGCACGAGAAGGGCCAGGGTCTGACGATCGACCTCGACGCCCTGCCGCTCGGTGGGCGCATCGTTCTTCTCGAACCGAAGGACGACAAGGCTGAAGCCAAAGCGGAAGGAGAGGCTTAATCAAGCGTCTTAGCTTCAGCCGATTGCGCGAAGCTTCTCGACAACGGCCGCCGCCAGGCGGCCGTTTAGGGAACGCCGGCGCCCTCCGACAAGCGGGTCAACGTCATCGTGCGCTTTCGTCATGACCGCCTAGGACTAGTGGCTCTGCAAAGTGATTTTGACGGGTTGCGTCCCGGGCGGTCAGATTAGTTCGGGCAGGCTTTTGGGATCAACGAGGACCTCGATGCTGCGAGGTGTTCTTGGCTGCCTTCTGATGAGGCCAGCTCGCTCCAGCGTCAGCACCATTTGGTGAACCGACGGCGGGCTGACGCGAAAATATTCTTGCATGTCGGTTTCCTGGGCGGCGGCGATCAGGATGAGAACACGCGTTCTCAGGCTGTTTGTCGCTCCATAATCCCCCGCAAACGGAGCGCATTTCATAACTCGAGGCCGCGGTCCCCGAGCACCTTGCGCATCAACGCGCCCTTGATCTCGCGGGTGATTTCTTTGAGGAGATCGGGTCCGAGCGCCTCCGCGGCTGCGGCTCTGAGCTCCGGTGCGGCATCGGTCAGGTGATGATCGGCGAGCCGTTGCTGCAGGCGCGTCTCGAACTCCTCGCCCATCGCATCGGCGAGCCGTTCCTGCATCGCTGCATAAGCCTCGGGTGCAATGCGGCTCACCACGGTTTCCAAGGGTTGCCAGCGGGTTACCAGATAGTCGGCGAATCCTGCCGCCTCTTCGTCTCGCACGCGCGTCTCGGCCGCAATGAGGTCGTCCTCGGTGACGTAGGAGACGGTGAAGAAGCGCATGTCCGGAGCGATATGCTGCAGCTTGAGCCGCTCGCGCAGCTTGATCTGATAGGCGAGATAGACCTCGATCTCGTCGACAAAGCGGAGCGAGCTGACTTTCTGCCGGGCGATCTTCTCGAGCTGGTCCAAGCGGAACAGCACGCGGGCTTGCTCGATGAGCTCGTTGAGCCGCTCGTCATAGGCTCCGTCCTCGACATCAGCGTTTAGACGTGCGCTCTGCATGCCATTCCAGGTCAAAGTGATGCGATCCTCGCAGGTCTCGCTCGCCCCGAAGGCCAGTTGGAAGTACTGCTCGCGCAACCGCGGCCTGATT
This region of Bradyrhizobium sp. CCGUVB1N3 genomic DNA includes:
- a CDS encoding tetratricopeptide repeat protein; amino-acid sequence: MGENSADEGSSAFQTAAKAEVTKKVDLNSKPMSDVRDEVNRTIEALNFRAAIDSSLTKKRLLEYAETRKDLPGSRPKIMNPHKVGPYYYLFGFGGNGNAYLGNAPRIAIDLKHIGHIHTFLKDLEIYRDPAPFKEDITTWVPFLEAAQKRIRNESDEPATDNAASAAESAPLKPADSESSRSDVEQANEVDRLPPDQLASPAAVDAEAASAPIGFTPAPPPIPSQTILAAEVAAPGGPVAKSPAHGSRLKPYLIAISAVLLTSVVLVIVIPVTAYLLSERRRQLPTPQAQATTSRVTDFLKSLSYAKPYAAVTDPKMWRDLTPNYTWYGVVAPVSIAIDPRLMQVDKLRLDAKTADAGQMIQSIIEDRVKNGFSAGKAAADVHRQLGRLANQNGDFTRASTEFQQVIANDPTALDYSDLGYALEQQGESAEAISYYERAIAADKSSPIPSNNLGVIYFQREHPDLDRAIANFSRAIEAAPNFAAALFNRGYAFSLQGKTDLATIDYNLALKSAIRRAYPFNGLGVIAADQGEYERAQTYFSEAIKADSKFTPAWVNRGIVHLQLNRVEEALSDFKSAIENDGSDQINRSSIRYFLAVAHMAAYQFDAAVAEFETTLRTNRQTATAYAGIGVSYISLARADDALGQIQEASRVDQALPLISLARGTAYLSKGEFAAAVADFNEAVRQRPRKPQGYLGRGLARLALGDRGAKDDLDQSEQLGEDAIDISTARLWKCLAIAKSECLREALYPVASVKEKLDRFALAQIYWLGAQISAAIGQSNEALERYQEALESAGCRTRIFLDRARLLEERRDAQAALVDYNRAINCGDDLIAAYLGRGRYYEMNDPSKALADFKSALALHPRGWPLATALLEIGRLHVRDEPDQAIEDLAKVLPEYDGISSWQAHMMRAGIFADKRDYANEVREYNAIVGDRSDPPTDLIRKRAIAYRALGDFTNASSDFSSLIRRDQRSAIAWSDRGDTFYASGDYVRAIADYDEALKVDPFASLVLQQRGKAREELGNADLALSDYRLALERGIKSPDVALRLFLLRAVADAAGAQEELKKNIKRTKVSDEFGPVVSLFAGQLTPGEALQRTDPDPWGPWYFLARWMLLQGGKDQCKAMLVRALDDADKADMGYFDIRIALAHLQQ
- a CDS encoding MarR family transcriptional regulator, translated to MKCAPFAGDYGATNSLRTRVLILIAAAQETDMQEYFRVSPPSVHQMVLTLERAGLIRRQPRTPRSIEVLVDPKSLPELI
- a CDS encoding tyrosine-type recombinase/integrase, with translation MHHSPHQSGSLFGPGGSRKYLNVFELRRFVAAALRAPPKIRLFCLLLRWTGARISEVLALVPRSIDYEAGVVSIVTLKRRKPGIVRQVPIPPWLVTELTSVFKLKSAQRDPHLAARRLWRWSRTTAWRYVKAIMIQAGIVGMQAMPKGLRHGFGVGAIRAKVPLTLLQRWLGHASLRSTAVYLDVSGAEEQEIARRMWRGL
- a CDS encoding DUF4407 domain-containing protein, whose protein sequence is MTYDPFGPPPSGMGSLQNSSLRSQPSKPIRLGRKEKFQTGIVGLRPALLERFADESDVTTQCNRGLAELALLLYLFGIFTIALHTVFGEAGAVSPVHVMLGGGLTFLFQRIDAFLHVRGLYYAGKQEVIKAGAQLSFGMEDIAWFVAITFRAIVGLTVAVVLGTIAGQTLFAPEVSARLTALSAEKNAAIVAEHTSTFDQGLRSDRDAAKRASDDADSIRKNAESSRTQEVANVRTAIRQSRGPQKASVETAYSKTSAALQDYEMKAAAADKKAQDTNPAERVRALASRPSPVPGIDDGSYRDHRTAP
- a CDS encoding IS630 family transposase (programmed frameshift), translating into MGQPIAVRTDLTAVEVRRLARRAKDSDQVRRLLAIAAVLDGASRTEAAKVGGMDRQTLRDWVIRFNEQGPDGLINVPAPGAPAKLNEEHRAFLAQIVDEGPIPAIHGVVRWRACDLIMRLHEEFGISVSDDTVYRALKDLGFSHVSARPRAYKQDPDAIEAYKKNFHSSVEDIRSSLAPDTPVEVWFQDEMRVGQKNKLTYRWARKGSRPRAAHDQRTQSTYLFGAVCPELGTGAALVLPFCNTEAMQLHLDEISTKVSHGAHAIIILDQAGWHGAKQLSVPHNISLLPLPPRSPELNSQENIWQFMRQNWLSNRVFKSYDDIVDHCCYAWNTLIAQPWKIMSIGLRDWAYIGRSL
- a CDS encoding type IV secretory system conjugative DNA transfer family protein yields the protein MIDFFKSERQKYRTRLSDAQLGRYPSLSGFDARSAELYGQALPRGVLLPRLERDRERMTFWMSPSQLLGYRFRLGQIILGKLASTYLGHLDDRPIVTIGGARAGKTSTVLEPNLYLYPGSMLVLDPKGELARTARFRRAMGHNVYVLDPFGQSGEPSACFNPLAELDPHDLNLVDDVISIANALVPDDGDARAKHWNDSARMLLVGLILCTLTLPRSERNLVTVRELLCLTYAPLLRAATAAADRAFAEASLQGKQQYFDRNSFAIKELLDRMAGMGGRFGGIPAAIGQRFKQTPQQERGSIFSTAATHTDFLDSLPLRATLGRSDFRLSTLRGDRPATIFMCLPVGRMERHARWMRIIVQLTCTVLESFGSYPRDLLPILFLMEEFAVLGHMDFMERAAAYFPGFGVKLWVVLQDITQLQRHYNKGWETFLGNSGLVQLFANGDQETLRYAADRLEKLIEPSELRSAFMRERFSQLLLMQGMPPAAALRLGHEDVDMIRARAEAAIRPSIASAS